Proteins encoded by one window of Gemmatimonas aurantiaca:
- a CDS encoding aminodeoxychorismate/anthranilate synthase component II translates to MLLVIDNYDSFTYNLVQYFGELGEQLEVHRNDALTVEQVGDMRPDAIVVSPGPCSPREAGISVDVIRRYGGEIPLLGVCLGHQAIGEAYGGDVVRASRVMHGKMSQIVHDGTGLFENVPSPFGVMRYHSLVVKRETLPDELLVTAVAADDPTEIHALQHRTHPVWGVQFHPESILTEHGRTLLMNFLAMARGAVAG, encoded by the coding sequence ATGCTGCTCGTCATCGACAACTACGATTCGTTCACCTACAACCTCGTGCAGTATTTCGGCGAGCTCGGTGAACAGCTCGAAGTGCATCGCAACGATGCGCTCACGGTGGAGCAGGTGGGGGATATGCGCCCCGACGCCATCGTGGTGTCCCCCGGGCCCTGTTCACCGCGGGAAGCGGGCATCTCGGTGGACGTGATCCGGCGATACGGCGGCGAAATCCCACTGCTGGGTGTGTGTCTCGGGCATCAGGCCATCGGCGAGGCCTACGGCGGTGACGTGGTGCGCGCCTCGCGGGTGATGCACGGCAAGATGTCGCAGATCGTGCACGACGGCACCGGATTGTTCGAGAACGTACCGTCGCCCTTCGGCGTGATGCGTTATCACTCGCTGGTGGTGAAGCGCGAGACGCTGCCAGACGAACTGCTGGTCACCGCCGTTGCCGCCGACGATCCCACCGAGATCCACGCCCTCCAGCATCGCACGCATCCGGTGTGGGGCGTGCAGTTTCATCCGGAGTCGATCCTTACGGAACACGGACGGACGCTGCTCATGAATTTTCTCGCGATGGCGAGAGGAGCGGTCGCGGGATAA